Proteins found in one Salvia splendens isolate huo1 chromosome 10, SspV2, whole genome shotgun sequence genomic segment:
- the LOC121752718 gene encoding LRR receptor-like serine/threonine-protein kinase FLS2 encodes MQFLIKIFLITAFFTTPSFQRRIPSSPLFFRDDRAALLEFKASISNDTTGILSTWTGRDCCSGGWQGVECFEGRVTKLIMQRPASSQALFMRGTLSHSLSNLQYLEVLLISGMKHISGGIPHSFAKLTHLKHLALEDNSLDGIIPSSLGLLENLQTMSLSGNLLTGKIPPALGNLRNLLQLTLANNSLTGSLPTSFNSLRNIQFLDLSFNSLSGSIPNFLGRLLNLTYLVLTSNKFVNQIPISLFNLTNLSDLSINQNLLTGRIPAQIGNLKSASVLRLSSNKLTGPVPDSIAQLHSLWNLNLSRNMLTDPLPNKAFDEGLPSLLSIDLSYNDLNLQTVPDWISTRPLYNVHLAGCKIRGALPNFTNPEFLTTLDLSHNYFTKGISSFMANMTNLENAKISNNLLTSDLSSIKLPDQITDLDLHSNQLHGSLSNLLINNQLHSLKVINIGSNMITGHIPSSVSNLAKLESLDISRNQISGRIPRSLGLLERLRWLDVSMNKLTGRIPESLLGMEELKHGSFRVNRLCGEIPQGRPYNMFPAAVYAHNLCLCAKPLPPCSNKYYYTQLPY; translated from the coding sequence ATGCAGTTTCTGATCAAGATTTTTCTAATCACAGCATTCTTCACAACACCTTCATTCCAAAGGAGAATCCCATCATCACCTCTCTTTTTCAGGGATGACAGAGCTGCCCTTCTTGAGTTCAAGGCCAGCATTTCGAACGACACAACCGGCATCCTCTCCACATGGACCGGCCGCGACTGCTGCAGTGGCGGATGGCAAGGCGTGGAGTGCTTCGAAGGAAGGGTCACCAAGCTGATCATGCAGAGGCCAGCATCATCACAAGCCCTCTTCATGAGGGGCACTCTGTCCCATTCTCTTAGCAATCTGCAATACTTGGAGGTATTGTTGATTAGTGGAATGAAGCATATTTCAGGGGGAATTCCACACAGTTTTGCCAAACTCACACACCTCAAACACCTTGCTCTTGAAGATAACTCATTGGATGGAATAATCCCATCAAGTTTAGGCCTGTTGGAGAATCTTCAGACAATGTCATTGAGTGGGAATCTTCTGACAGGAAAGATCCCACCAGCTTTGGGGAATTTAAGGAATCTGTTGCAGCTGACTCTAGCAAACAACTCACTCACAGGTTCACTCCCCACATCTTTTAACTCATTGAGAAACATCCAGTTTCTTGATCTCAGTTTCAATTCATTGTCTGGATCCATCCCAAATTTTCTCGGACGCCTCTTGAATCTCACATATCTTGTTCTTACCAGCAACAAGTTTGTGAACCAGATACCTATATCCTTGTTCAACCTCACCAACCTTTCTGACCTTTCAATTAATCAAAATCTACTAACGGGACGAATCCCAGCTCAAATTGGGAATCTTAAGTCCGCTTCAGTATTGAGACTAAGCTCGAATAAGCTCACTGGTCCGGTACCGGATTCCATTGCACAGCTTCACAGCTTGTGGAATCTGAATCTGTCAAGAAACATGCTCACAGATCCTCTGCCTAATAAAGCATTTGATGAAGGGCTTCCTTCTCTACTATCGATCGATCTTTCTTACAACGATCTCAACTTACAAACCGTTCCTGACTGGATCAGTACAAGACCACTGTACAATGTCCACCTTGCAGGCTGCAAGATCAGAGGAGCACTTCCAAATTTCACAAATCCAGAATTTTTAACCACATTAGACCTTTCACACAACTATTTCACAAAAGGGATTTCGAGTTTCATGGCAAACATGACAAACTTGGAAAATGCCAAGATCTCAAACAACTTACTCACATCTGATCTCTCATCAATCAAACTCCCGGATCAGATCACGGATCTCGATCTCCACTCGAACCAGTTGCATGGCTCACTCTCCAACCTACTCATCAACAACCAACTACACAGCTTGAAAGTAATCAACATAGGAAGCAATATGATTACAGGGCATATTCCAAGTTCAGTTTCAAACCTGGCTAAGTTAGAAAGCCTTGACATCTCAAGAAACCAGATATCAGGACGGATTCCGAGGAGCTTGGGGTTGCTGGAGAGGTTGAGGTGGCTGGACGTGTCGATGAACAAGCTGACGGGGAGAATCCCCGAGAGCTTGCTGGGGATGGAAGAGCTGAAGCATGGGAGCTTCAGGGTGAATAGGTTGTGTGGGGAGATCCCACAAGGAAGGCCTTATAACATGTTCCCTGCAGCTGTATATGCTCACAATCTGTGCTTGTGTGCCAAACCACTGCCGCCTTGTAGTAACAAATACTACTACACACAGCTTCCTTACTAG